GAACGGTTCATCTTTTAAAAATCATCATTGTAAAAAAATGTCAAATTGGGAACCATTTGATCATCTGACTATGACCAATCGAATAGTCGAATACAACGTTCTTGATAAACGATGATACATGATCTTCGATTTTTCTTCAGAACCACATTATTCGGAGTTTgtgaacaagaaagaaagacatGTATAATGGATAACCGCTGAAAAAATTATGATGATGATAATTATTTGGTAAAATGATTGTTTATTCGGATTCTAAAACACTGCAATCATAATGTGTTTGTCAGGAAATAGGAACATGATTTGAAATGATGTTATGATGGCAACCACACTTGTACGTATGGCAACAAAGCCATaagtatttttaattttattcaaCAAAAAGGTGTACGACAAGACATTTAGCCATCAGTAATGGTTGTACTAATGCAAACACATCAGTCTTGACTCCTGAGGCTCTGTCGTTGGAAATAAGCCAACCAAGGCCAGTAAGATAGCATTATCTCAGATGAATAGTAGTCAGAGGACTGAACATAACTCGTTCTTGAATAAACTGTAATTATCGAGGAATAACATTAGTTGTATAGAGATTCATGAAATTTGATTACAAAATTAGGTGACAGTTTTTGTCACAAGCATCAGATACATGGTATGATTATGAGGTAACAGTACAAAATTGTTCAATATTTGCACCAAACATTGGTTTGAAGCTCACTTGCGAGCCAATAGTTCACAGGTGATGATATCATTCATTGATGCTGAAGACTTCCCAGCACCTAAGACAGGAACTAGGTTGAAGATGGGGTCCTTGCCAATCTTGATATTCCGATTCATCTCGGCAAATTCACTAAATGCATTGGTCAACATGAAAGACAGTGCATCCAGAGTCACTTGAAGACTAGTTGGAAAGTAGAACCTCAAATACTACACACGGAGAAGACGGCGAGTAAGAAAAACAATATTGCAAACATGTAAAGAGAATTAAGATAATAGAAGCAGAAGCACTAGAGTTGAGACATATTCAGGTAAAATCTTCAAAACAAAACACTGAACAAAATCCAAGATGGAACTTAACCAATTAACAAGTGTGTTAGTCACAAGACGTACCATAGTGTCTTCCCAACCAAAATCGTTCTCCATGATAATCTTATCAAGAAGATATAAGCAAAATCTTAATACTCTATCCATCTGCCTTCCTATGACAGAATTTTGATGATCCCCTTTGTCCTTGTCACAGATCATGGCAGCAAGTTCGCTACTCACAGACAAAACAACTGCACATAACTTTTCAGGAACAATGCACTTTTGAATGCAGGAATCATGCCAATTTGCATGTTGAAAACCCCAGTAACCAGTGGATCTTGAGTGAGATTGGTCTTTCACATCCCTAATTGTTGCTTCAATATCTTCTGCAACAAATAGAACAGGTTTAACTTCTACAAGCGCCCTGCAATGTCAAAAACAGAAGGCACACCTGATTATATTCATAGTTCATCCAATTTCAGTGCATTCAGGTGTAATGATAAAGATACAGAACATATACAAAGAAACAATACTGTATCAACTTAACTTTACTGAGATGTATAATTGTCTGCAAATCAAGGACTACCAGACAGATTCACTTCAATCTATGTTGGAAACTTTAGGCTTTACATTAGATCCATAAGGTCCTAAATTTAAGTGGACATTAGAAGTTTGCGAGTTATAACTCTGTAACTATATTATTTGTTCCTATACATTAATTTATATTACACTAATACCAGAAACAATAAAGCATGAAGTTGAActtttccatttttttcaaAAACTATAGTTATGTTTCAGATAGATCACTATACTAAAGCAAGGAACATATAAAATTATCCTAAACTTATGTTTCAGATACATCAAACAATTTATGACTAGCATAATGAGAGTTGACAAGTGATCATCATGAACTAAAACTATACCAAATAAGGAACATATATACTACTCCTGAGTGCATAACATGAAAAAAGAGAAGGCCAACTCAGACATATAGTCAATTACCCTTTTGGCAGATCCGGGAGAAGGACATATAAGAAAATGGGTTCCAATGCTTCAGAATTGCTTCCTTTATCCGAATTGAAGTCCCTCGTTTGTTTAAGGAAAGCTTTATGCTTGTCATGAAGATTTAATCTATCCGACAGCGGAATTTTAGTTGAACAGTAGTTGACAAACATAATAGTGGAATTAGATATTGAGCAGTTAAAGCTTTTTGCCACTGCTTCACTATTGTCCAGTGCTTTTGCTAGCTCATCCATGACACCTCCATCACATAAAGTCATTGTGGGAGGGTTGAGCCCTAATTGTCCAGCCATGTGAAGTATCTCCTTATGCAAAGTTGCCTGCAAACAAATCAATTGGAACTTTAAATCACCACATTAATTCATGGAACTTTGTACCATCAAAAATGCCAAAAACACTGTTTTGCAGGAACAAACGAAAAAAGAGTAGGCAAAGGTGCCAAAAGTCAGCAAGGCAAGCCTGACATACAAGCAATATATAATTCTGTATTTGCTAAAAATATATGCTTTACCTGGCTATAAGGTCCAATACAACTGGGTGCCCAACAAGATATACTTTGTACATGCAGAACTCTTTTGGTGTGGTCATTAGCAACTAGAACTTCCATGTATGCATTACCTAAACCCACTTGCAACAAAGGTAGTTCAACTGTACTGCGAGATGGAACACCAAACGGGCACTTCTCCTGGGTTATATATCTCACATATGTATCATTTGCTGTAGAAAACCCACCCATATCAGCAATATAAAGATGAATGTAGAGCACATATTCCCAACCAAAACCATATTCCACGAGTAGTGATTCAATTTTCTTCAGAACAGCCTCCAGGTCTTCTTGCAAACCTGTAATTCAACACTAAATGTAATCATTATGTCTGAAGGGCAAAGAATGCAATAACCTAAGTTGGATGAAGAAATTCACTTGCGGAGGATGCAACTGCAGATATAATACCTGCAGAAGTTGTACAAGAATCTTGCAACCAGCAACAAATAGAAAATGTATCGTCCttttgtgttcttgaaatgTGAAGTTTATGTTCAGGAAGTTTAACTAAGACATCCACTGCAGCATCAGCCTGGCAAATGGCATCACATGCTTGTGTGTCTCCTTGCACTTCAAATAGAGAACCCACCCTCTCTCCACAGATCTCATGAGCATTGTCATTGCTCTCCAAAGAATGGGACTCTGCCTTACTTTGCAAATGAAAAGCCACCGGATGAAGCACCCCAACTGGAGCTATGGAATCAGAAGAGTGCATTACTACTCGAGACTCATCAAGCATGATTCGAGCATTCTGGAGATTTGCATTTTTGTGTAAAAGGCAAAAGTATCAATAGTCAAAATGCAAAGATACAATGACCAAAACAAATTCCAATTTGTAATTTTAATTATAGGATGAGGGATGAGATAAACTTACAACAAAGAGAGGGCAATCCAGTGTTAACGTTTCATATTCCCCTCCTTCACCACATACATTAATACCATATAACCTGCCAAGGAATTTAATATCAAGAAACTGATTTTTGGATTATGCTCAAACTACTAACAAGGAAGGTGATAAAGGAATTTGACTCTATAGGAGGAGGAGAGTGATGGATTCTTTCTACTGAAGTTTCAATGACATTTCCACATGATTTCAATATCAACGTATAACTATACATCATCCACCCACATAAACGAAATAGATGACGTACTCTTTCAACTTATGCAGATACGGCTGCAACACTGACATTTCTTTGCCCAAGTGCTTTGAGGGGTCCAACCCCATGGCAGCAACCTATGACAGAGAGATAATATTAATCTCCAATCCGTAAAACCATCCAAATAAACGTGTATATCATTTCATTCAATGTAAGACAATGGCATATGGTCAGAGATGATTTGACTGATTTTAACTCTCACATGGTCCACTCTAGTGG
Above is a genomic segment from Rosa chinensis cultivar Old Blush chromosome 3, RchiOBHm-V2, whole genome shotgun sequence containing:
- the LOC112195267 gene encoding diphthine--ammonia ligase isoform X4 → MHGSAIVQKANTRIHKASLLRRVFWHQKLSYRMTPGDEVEDMFILLNEVKRQIPSVTAVSSGAIASDYQRLRVESVCSRLGLVSLAYLWKQDQSLLLQEMITSGIVAITVKVAAMGLDPSKHLGKEMSVLQPYLHKLKELYGINVCGEGGEYETLTLDCPLFVNARIMLDESRVVMHSSDSIAPVGVLHPVAFHLQSKAESHSLESNDNAHEICGERVGSLFEVQGDTQACDAICQADAAVDVLVKLPEHKLHISRTQKDDTFSICCWLQDSCTTSAGLQEDLEAVLKKIESLLVEYGFGWEYVLYIHLYIADMGGFSTANDTYVRYITQEKCPFGVPSRSTVELPLLQVGLGNAYMEVLVANDHTKRVLHVQSISCWAPSCIGPYSQATLHKEILHMAGQLGLNPPTMTLCDGGVMDELAKALDNSEAVAKSFNCSISNSTIMFVNYCSTKIPLSDRLNLHDKHKAFLKQTRDFNSDKGSNSEALEPIFLYVLLPDLPKGALVEVKPVLFVAEDIEATIRDVKDQSHSRSTGYWGFQHANWHDSCIQKCIVPEKLCAVVLSVSSELAAMICDKDKGDHQNSVIGRQMDRVLRFCLYLLDKIIMENDFGWEDTMYLRFYFPTSLQVTLDALSFMLTNAFSEFAEMNRNIKIGKDPIFNLVPVLGAGKSSASMNDIITCELLARK
- the LOC112195267 gene encoding diphthine--ammonia ligase isoform X1; this translates as MKVVALVSGGKDSCYAMMKCLQYGHQIVAVANLMPADDSVDELDSYMYQTVGHQIVISYAECMGVPLFRRRIQGSTRHQKLSYRMTPGDEVEDMFILLNEVKRQIPSVTAVSSGAIASDYQRLRVESVCSRLGLVSLAYLWKQDQSLLLQEMITSGIVAITVKVAAMGLDPSKHLGKEMSVLQPYLHKLKELYGINVCGEGGEYETLTLDCPLFVNARIMLDESRVVMHSSDSIAPVGVLHPVAFHLQSKAESHSLESNDNAHEICGERVGSLFEVQGDTQACDAICQADAAVDVLVKLPEHKLHISRTQKDDTFSICCWLQDSCTTSAGLQEDLEAVLKKIESLLVEYGFGWEYVLYIHLYIADMGGFSTANDTYVRYITQEKCPFGVPSRSTVELPLLQVGLGNAYMEVLVANDHTKRVLHVQSISCWAPSCIGPYSQATLHKEILHMAGQLGLNPPTMTLCDGGVMDELAKALDNSEAVAKSFNCSISNSTIMFVNYCSTKIPLSDRLNLHDKHKAFLKQTRDFNSDKGSNSEALEPIFLYVLLPDLPKGALVEVKPVLFVAEDIEATIRDVKDQSHSRSTGYWGFQHANWHDSCIQKCIVPEKLCAVVLSVSSELAAMICDKDKGDHQNSVIGRQMDRVLRFCLYLLDKIIMENDFGWEDTMYLRFYFPTSLQVTLDALSFMLTNAFSEFAEMNRNIKIGKDPIFNLVPVLGAGKSSASMNDIITCELLARK
- the LOC112195267 gene encoding diphthine--ammonia ligase isoform X5 → MGVPLFRRRIQGSTRHQKLSYRMTPGDEVEDMFILLNEVKRQIPSVTAVSSGAIASDYQRLRVESVCSRLGLVSLAYLWKQDQSLLLQEMITSGIVAITVKVAAMGLDPSKHLGKEMSVLQPYLHKLKELYGINVCGEGGEYETLTLDCPLFVNARIMLDESRVVMHSSDSIAPVGVLHPVAFHLQSKAESHSLESNDNAHEICGERVGSLFEVQGDTQACDAICQADAAVDVLVKLPEHKLHISRTQKDDTFSICCWLQDSCTTSAGLQEDLEAVLKKIESLLVEYGFGWEYVLYIHLYIADMGGFSTANDTYVRYITQEKCPFGVPSRSTVELPLLQVGLGNAYMEVLVANDHTKRVLHVQSISCWAPSCIGPYSQATLHKEILHMAGQLGLNPPTMTLCDGGVMDELAKALDNSEAVAKSFNCSISNSTIMFVNYCSTKIPLSDRLNLHDKHKAFLKQTRDFNSDKGSNSEALEPIFLYVLLPDLPKGALVEVKPVLFVAEDIEATIRDVKDQSHSRSTGYWGFQHANWHDSCIQKCIVPEKLCAVVLSVSSELAAMICDKDKGDHQNSVIGRQMDRVLRFCLYLLDKIIMENDFGWEDTMYLRFYFPTSLQVTLDALSFMLTNAFSEFAEMNRNIKIGKDPIFNLVPVLGAGKSSASMNDIITCELLARK
- the LOC112195267 gene encoding diphthine--ammonia ligase isoform X2, encoding MCAITQIVAVANLMPADDSVDELDSYMYQTVGHQIVISYAECMGVPLFRRRIQGSTRHQKLSYRMTPGDEVEDMFILLNEVKRQIPSVTAVSSGAIASDYQRLRVESVCSRLGLVSLAYLWKQDQSLLLQEMITSGIVAITVKVAAMGLDPSKHLGKEMSVLQPYLHKLKELYGINVCGEGGEYETLTLDCPLFVNARIMLDESRVVMHSSDSIAPVGVLHPVAFHLQSKAESHSLESNDNAHEICGERVGSLFEVQGDTQACDAICQADAAVDVLVKLPEHKLHISRTQKDDTFSICCWLQDSCTTSAGLQEDLEAVLKKIESLLVEYGFGWEYVLYIHLYIADMGGFSTANDTYVRYITQEKCPFGVPSRSTVELPLLQVGLGNAYMEVLVANDHTKRVLHVQSISCWAPSCIGPYSQATLHKEILHMAGQLGLNPPTMTLCDGGVMDELAKALDNSEAVAKSFNCSISNSTIMFVNYCSTKIPLSDRLNLHDKHKAFLKQTRDFNSDKGSNSEALEPIFLYVLLPDLPKGALVEVKPVLFVAEDIEATIRDVKDQSHSRSTGYWGFQHANWHDSCIQKCIVPEKLCAVVLSVSSELAAMICDKDKGDHQNSVIGRQMDRVLRFCLYLLDKIIMENDFGWEDTMYLRFYFPTSLQVTLDALSFMLTNAFSEFAEMNRNIKIGKDPIFNLVPVLGAGKSSASMNDIITCELLARK
- the LOC112195267 gene encoding diphthine--ammonia ligase isoform X6, with amino-acid sequence MTPGDEVEDMFILLNEVKRQIPSVTAVSSGAIASDYQRLRVESVCSRLGLVSLAYLWKQDQSLLLQEMITSGIVAITVKVAAMGLDPSKHLGKEMSVLQPYLHKLKELYGINVCGEGGEYETLTLDCPLFVNARIMLDESRVVMHSSDSIAPVGVLHPVAFHLQSKAESHSLESNDNAHEICGERVGSLFEVQGDTQACDAICQADAAVDVLVKLPEHKLHISRTQKDDTFSICCWLQDSCTTSAGLQEDLEAVLKKIESLLVEYGFGWEYVLYIHLYIADMGGFSTANDTYVRYITQEKCPFGVPSRSTVELPLLQVGLGNAYMEVLVANDHTKRVLHVQSISCWAPSCIGPYSQATLHKEILHMAGQLGLNPPTMTLCDGGVMDELAKALDNSEAVAKSFNCSISNSTIMFVNYCSTKIPLSDRLNLHDKHKAFLKQTRDFNSDKGSNSEALEPIFLYVLLPDLPKGALVEVKPVLFVAEDIEATIRDVKDQSHSRSTGYWGFQHANWHDSCIQKCIVPEKLCAVVLSVSSELAAMICDKDKGDHQNSVIGRQMDRVLRFCLYLLDKIIMENDFGWEDTMYLRFYFPTSLQVTLDALSFMLTNAFSEFAEMNRNIKIGKDPIFNLVPVLGAGKSSASMNDIITCELLARK
- the LOC112195267 gene encoding diphthine--ammonia ligase isoform X3, with protein sequence MIRWTSLIVTCIKLSLLSGWAPDSYQLCRMHGSAIVQKANTRIHKASLLRRVFWHQKLSYRMTPGDEVEDMFILLNEVKRQIPSVTAVSSGAIASDYQRLRVESVCSRLGLVSLAYLWKQDQSLLLQEMITSGIVAITVKVAAMGLDPSKHLGKEMSVLQPYLHKLKELYGINVCGEGGEYETLTLDCPLFVNARIMLDESRVVMHSSDSIAPVGVLHPVAFHLQSKAESHSLESNDNAHEICGERVGSLFEVQGDTQACDAICQADAAVDVLVKLPEHKLHISRTQKDDTFSICCWLQDSCTTSAGLQEDLEAVLKKIESLLVEYGFGWEYVLYIHLYIADMGGFSTANDTYVRYITQEKCPFGVPSRSTVELPLLQVGLGNAYMEVLVANDHTKRVLHVQSISCWAPSCIGPYSQATLHKEILHMAGQLGLNPPTMTLCDGGVMDELAKALDNSEAVAKSFNCSISNSTIMFVNYCSTKIPLSDRLNLHDKHKAFLKQTRDFNSDKGSNSEALEPIFLYVLLPDLPKGALVEVKPVLFVAEDIEATIRDVKDQSHSRSTGYWGFQHANWHDSCIQKCIVPEKLCAVVLSVSSELAAMICDKDKGDHQNSVIGRQMDRVLRFCLYLLDKIIMENDFGWEDTMYLRFYFPTSLQVTLDALSFMLTNAFSEFAEMNRNIKIGKDPIFNLVPVLGAGKSSASMNDIITCELLARK